The Paeniglutamicibacter sulfureus genome includes a region encoding these proteins:
- the nucS gene encoding endonuclease NucS encodes MRLVIAKCSVDYEGRLRAHLPLATRLLMVKADGSVLVHSDGGSYKPLNWMSPPAVMRIVAPDEEQAAEGDVELWHVAHQKSDDRLVVHIKEIIHDTEHNLGIDPGLIKDGVESDLQRLLADQIETLGVGFTLIRREYMTAIGPVDILARDADGATVAIELKRRGDIDGVEQLTRYLDLLNRDPLLKPVRGVYAAQQIKPQARTLATDRGIDCLILDYDAMRGVDDVAARLF; translated from the coding sequence GTGCGTTTAGTGATTGCCAAGTGTTCAGTTGATTACGAGGGCCGTTTGCGTGCCCATCTCCCCCTGGCGACCCGCCTGCTGATGGTCAAGGCCGACGGCTCGGTGCTGGTCCATTCCGACGGCGGCAGCTACAAGCCGCTGAACTGGATGAGCCCGCCCGCCGTGATGCGGATTGTGGCCCCCGACGAGGAGCAGGCCGCCGAGGGCGACGTCGAGCTCTGGCACGTTGCCCACCAGAAGTCCGACGACCGCTTGGTGGTGCACATCAAGGAGATCATCCACGACACCGAGCACAACCTCGGCATCGATCCCGGGCTGATCAAGGACGGCGTCGAGTCGGACCTGCAGCGCCTGCTCGCCGACCAGATCGAGACCCTTGGTGTCGGCTTCACGCTGATCCGCCGCGAGTACATGACCGCCATCGGCCCGGTCGACATCCTGGCCCGGGACGCCGACGGCGCCACCGTGGCCATCGAGCTCAAGCGCCGCGGCGACATCGACGGCGTCGAGCAGCTCACCCGCTACCTGGACCTGCTGAACCGCGACCCGCTGCTCAAGCCGGTGCGCGGGGTCTATGCCGCCCAGCAGATCAAGCCGCAGGCCCGCACCCTGGCGACCGATCGCGGCATTGACTGCCTGATCCTTGACTACGACGCGATGCGCGGCGTCGACGACGTGGCCGCGCGCCTCTTCTAG
- the nagA gene encoding N-acetylglucosamine-6-phosphate deacetylase → MTATDSPERYALTGRLITPGRDIPRGVVAVEGDRIAFTGDEHEFTFFDESDTFELRQSPEGTIIIPGLIDLHCHGAGGGDFPSGDPESIATAIEYLHRSGTTTFLASLVTAPRADMLAAAAVLAEFAQRGDIAGIHAEGPFLSAARCGAQDPEHLIDPDPEFVDELIDAAAGQLRTMTYAPERPGSDALLEQLVSQGVVPSLGHTDADADTTSASLAVAREELSSAGVDGFTERPTVTHMFNGMAPMHHRAPGAVATCLELAARGKIIVELVADGVHLDPVMVRTMFKLVGAESIALVTDSMAATGLEDGSYRLGPSTVTVANGQARLASDGSLAGGTASMLEVVRSAVAAGVDLQDAVISATRVPASILGLIDEAGRLHQGFVADMLVLDAGLALQQVVRNGKNLL, encoded by the coding sequence ATGACTGCCACCGACTCACCTGAACGCTATGCGCTGACCGGACGACTCATCACCCCCGGAAGGGACATCCCCCGGGGCGTTGTTGCGGTGGAGGGCGACCGCATCGCCTTCACCGGCGATGAGCACGAGTTTACGTTTTTCGACGAATCGGACACTTTCGAGCTGCGCCAGAGCCCGGAAGGCACGATCATCATCCCGGGCCTGATCGACCTTCACTGCCACGGCGCCGGCGGCGGGGACTTTCCCTCGGGCGACCCCGAGTCGATCGCCACCGCCATCGAGTACCTCCACCGCTCCGGCACCACCACATTCCTGGCCTCGCTGGTCACTGCCCCGCGTGCGGACATGTTGGCGGCTGCCGCCGTGCTCGCGGAGTTTGCCCAACGCGGCGACATCGCCGGGATCCATGCCGAGGGCCCGTTCCTTTCCGCTGCGCGCTGCGGGGCACAGGACCCGGAACACCTCATCGACCCGGATCCCGAGTTCGTCGACGAGCTCATCGACGCAGCGGCCGGCCAGCTGCGCACCATGACCTATGCCCCGGAACGCCCGGGATCCGATGCCCTGCTCGAGCAACTGGTGTCCCAGGGGGTGGTGCCGTCCCTGGGGCACACCGACGCCGACGCCGACACGACCTCTGCCTCCCTTGCGGTTGCCCGCGAGGAACTTTCCAGTGCCGGTGTCGACGGCTTCACGGAGCGGCCCACCGTCACGCACATGTTCAACGGCATGGCACCGATGCACCACCGCGCACCCGGCGCCGTTGCCACCTGCCTGGAGCTCGCGGCCCGCGGAAAGATCATCGTTGAGCTGGTGGCCGATGGCGTCCACCTGGATCCGGTGATGGTGCGGACCATGTTCAAGCTGGTCGGTGCCGAATCCATCGCACTGGTCACCGACTCGATGGCAGCGACCGGCCTGGAAGACGGCAGCTATAGGCTGGGCCCGTCCACGGTCACCGTTGCCAACGGGCAGGCCCGACTGGCCTCGGACGGCTCGCTGGCGGGAGGCACAGCCAGCATGCTCGAGGTGGTGCGCTCTGCGGTAGCGGCGGGCGTGGACCTGCAAGACGCCGTCATCTCCGCCACCAGGGTTCCGGCGAGCATCCTGGGCCTGATCGACGAAGCCGGCCGGCTGCACCAGGGATTCGTAGCTGACATGCTGGTTCTGGATGCCGGCCTTGCGCTGCAGCAGGTCGTGCGGAACGGCAAAAACCTATTGTGA